CAGATCGATGGCGGCATCGAGCCGGAAGAACTCGATGGCGTTGCCCGCCAGCATGGCGTAACGATCCTCTTCGCTCACATCGACGAACGTCTCGTTGATGACGTCCTGGGAGTGCGGCCAGTTGCCGGTGGCGTGGGCGAAGTCGCTGCCCCACAACAGGATGTTCACGCCGATCTCCTCGCGGCACTTGACGCCCCACGGGTCGCGCATGAAACCCCACAGGCAGTTGTCGCGCAGGTACTCGCTGGGGCGCCGGGCGGTGGGCTTGATCCCGTAGTCGCGTTCGCCCCAGTAGCGGTTGCGTTCGTAGTTGTCGTCGATCTGGTCGAAGCTGTACGGCAGCCAGCCGCACTGGCTCTCGGCCCAGTAGACCCGCAGGTCCGGCAGGCGGTCGAAGACCCCGGCCATGGCCATCTGCAGCGGCGCGATGGGCTGCTCGCCGGCGAAGCGGAACAGCAGCGTCACCGGGTCGCGCTCGGACTTGGCCGCGCCGATGCCGGGGTAGAGGAAGACCGGCCCCTTGTTGCCGAGCCGGGTGGTGCCGCCGAAGGTGTGCGAGGCGATGGGCATCTTCAGGTCCACGGCCGCGTCCCAGAAACGGTCGTCCTCGGGGGTGACGTAGGAGTGGCCGGCGGGAAAGCGATGGAGGTTGACGCCCTTGAGACCGGCCTTGGCGCAGTACTCCATCTCCGCCACGGCGTCGTCCACGCCCGTGTCCGGGAGGACCCCCATGGCGATGATCCGGTTGGGACTGTAGGCGCAGTACTCCTCGGCCAGCCACTCGTTGTAGGCGCGGATCACCGCCAGGTAGGCCTCGTCGTCGGAGATGCCGCGCCAGAACATGGGATAGGAGCCGTGGGTGAACAGCACCTCGGCGTCGACCCCGTCCTGGTCCTGCTCCCAAAGCCGCTGCTCCGGCGCCCCCGTGCCCGGCCCCTCGAACCAGTACTTCTGAAGACCGTGCTGCTCGTAGGGAATGCCCGTGATGGTGGTGGCGCCGGGACTCCGGGGCGCGCGGTTCTCGACG
The sequence above is a segment of the Deltaproteobacteria bacterium genome. Coding sequences within it:
- a CDS encoding amidohydrolase family protein codes for the protein MARHYRCISADSHLDIRPERWRDRVPERWRERAPRTVTLANGNDGILVENRAPRSPGATTITGIPYEQHGLQKYWFEGPGTGAPEQRLWEQDQDGVDAEVLFTHGSYPMFWRGISDDEAYLAVIRAYNEWLAEEYCAYSPNRIIAMGVLPDTGVDDAVAEMEYCAKAGLKGVNLHRFPAGHSYVTPEDDRFWDAAVDLKMPIASHTFGGTTRLGNKGPVFLYPGIGAAKSERDPVTLLFRFAGEQPIAPLQMAMAGVFDRLPDLRVYWAESQCGWLPYSFDQIDDNYERNRYWGERDYGIKPTARRPSEYLRDNCLWGFMRDPWGVKCREEIGVNILLWGSDFAHATGNWPHSQDVINETFVDVSEEDRYAMLAGNAIEFFRLDAAIDLEKEPGAMMAGTGTGA